In Chitinophagaceae bacterium, a single genomic region encodes these proteins:
- a CDS encoding DUF4373 domain-containing protein — protein MNKSLYFSHDYTASDDVKILFLRQSLGMEGVGIFWYVIERLAQAGGKLPLKIIPVLSMQMQVTEIKVQGVIQNFDLFTIEQDIFYSRRLNETIHLRKTLQDAGTRGAAKRWGTQTKIKLD, from the coding sequence ATGAACAAATCCCTTTATTTCTCCCACGACTATACCGCAAGCGATGACGTTAAAATACTGTTCCTACGACAATCATTGGGTATGGAAGGCGTAGGGATATTTTGGTATGTGATAGAACGTTTGGCCCAGGCCGGAGGAAAGTTGCCTTTAAAAATTATCCCGGTTCTGTCAATGCAAATGCAGGTAACCGAAATCAAAGTACAGGGAGTCATTCAGAACTTCGACCTGTTCACGATTGAACAAGACATATTCTACTCCCGCCGCCTTAACGAAACCATACACCTACGCAAAACACTGCAAGATGCCGGCACAAGGGGCGCAGCAAAGCGATGGGGTACTCAAACCAAAATAAAACTTGATTAA